In a single window of the Leifsonia sp. 1010 genome:
- the trmB gene encoding tRNA (guanosine(46)-N7)-methyltransferase TrmB codes for MEPSPLVRPRSFVVRGRKTEAQSRAIDELWPSFGVDFDGSPLDLDAIFGRTAPRVVEIGFGNGENLLTLAERHPDRDFLGIEVHGAGIGRVLGAMRDRGLTNIRIVRHDAVEVFERGLPAGSVDEILVFFPDPWPKARHHRRRLIQPEVARLLVAALSPDGVLRLATDWEPYAEHMIEVLDAEPGLVNLAGEARFVPRPDDRPVTKFERRGERLGHAIFDLAYRPAR; via the coding sequence ATGGAACCATCCCCCCTCGTCCGGCCGCGCAGCTTCGTAGTGCGCGGCCGCAAGACCGAAGCCCAGTCGCGCGCGATAGACGAGCTGTGGCCGAGCTTCGGCGTCGACTTCGACGGCTCGCCCCTCGACCTGGACGCGATCTTCGGACGCACGGCGCCCCGAGTCGTCGAGATCGGCTTCGGCAACGGCGAGAACCTGCTGACCCTGGCGGAGCGCCACCCCGACCGCGACTTCCTCGGCATCGAGGTGCACGGCGCGGGCATCGGCCGGGTGCTCGGCGCGATGCGGGATCGCGGACTCACGAACATCCGCATCGTCCGGCACGACGCGGTCGAGGTGTTCGAGCGCGGACTGCCGGCGGGTTCGGTGGATGAGATCCTCGTCTTCTTCCCGGACCCCTGGCCCAAGGCCCGTCATCATCGGCGCAGGCTCATCCAGCCGGAGGTCGCCCGGCTGCTCGTCGCTGCGCTGTCCCCGGATGGCGTGCTCCGGCTCGCGACCGACTGGGAGCCGTACGCCGAGCACATGATCGAGGTGCTCGACGCCGAGCCGGGTCTCGTGAACCTCGCGGGCGAAGCGCGCTTCGTCCCGCGCCCGGACGACCGTCCGGTCACCAAGTTCGAGCGCCGGGGCGAGCGCCTCGGCCACGCCATCTTCGACCTCGCGTACCGTCCCGCCCGCTGA
- a CDS encoding aldehyde dehydrogenase family protein translates to MTHARTVDELRSAFERGVTKPLAWRLGQLRALRRMLTERSAEFEDALLADLAKSPTESQIAELGFVVGEIDHTLKHLRRWLRPRRVSVPGALLPARASTMLEPVGVVLVIAPWNYPVQLLLAPLVGALAAGNAVVLKPSELAPATSAAMARLMPQYLDTRAVAVVEGGVEDTTDLLAQRWDHIFYTGNGRVGRIVAAVAVENLTPVTLELGGKSPVYVDATVDIAAAARRIAWGKFMNAGQTCVAPDYVLAERSIVPRLADALRDAVRDLYGDDPAQSPDYGRIVNDRQFERLTGMLGSGTAAVGGDHDAETRYLAPTVLTDVAPESPAMAEEIFGPILPILPVDGLDDAIRFIRAGDKPLALYVFTSSATTRRRILTETSSGAVGFGVPAAHLAVAGLPFGGVGESGAGAYHGERSLRTFSHEKAVLSKPLSPDTLQLIYPPYTEAKDRFARGLLRKLG, encoded by the coding sequence ATGACGCATGCGCGCACGGTCGACGAGCTCCGGTCCGCCTTCGAGCGAGGGGTCACCAAGCCGCTCGCGTGGCGCCTCGGCCAGCTGCGGGCGCTGCGCCGCATGCTCACCGAGCGGTCGGCGGAGTTCGAGGATGCGCTGCTCGCCGACCTGGCGAAGAGCCCGACCGAGTCGCAGATCGCCGAGCTCGGGTTCGTGGTCGGCGAGATCGACCACACGCTGAAGCACCTGCGCCGCTGGCTGCGGCCGCGCCGCGTGTCGGTTCCCGGAGCGCTGCTCCCGGCGCGTGCGTCCACGATGCTCGAGCCGGTCGGTGTCGTGCTCGTCATCGCGCCGTGGAACTACCCCGTGCAGCTGCTGCTCGCCCCGCTGGTGGGCGCGCTCGCGGCCGGCAACGCGGTCGTGCTCAAGCCGAGCGAGCTCGCCCCGGCGACCTCTGCGGCGATGGCCCGCCTCATGCCGCAGTACCTCGACACGCGCGCCGTCGCGGTGGTCGAGGGCGGCGTGGAGGACACCACCGACCTGCTCGCCCAGCGGTGGGACCACATCTTCTACACCGGCAACGGCCGCGTCGGCCGCATCGTCGCCGCCGTGGCGGTCGAGAACCTCACCCCGGTGACGCTGGAGCTCGGCGGCAAGTCACCCGTCTACGTCGATGCCACGGTCGACATCGCCGCTGCCGCCCGCCGCATCGCGTGGGGCAAGTTCATGAACGCGGGGCAGACGTGCGTCGCGCCGGACTACGTGCTCGCCGAACGCTCCATCGTCCCCCGCCTCGCCGATGCCCTGCGCGACGCGGTCCGCGACCTCTACGGCGACGACCCGGCGCAGAGCCCCGACTACGGCCGCATCGTCAATGACCGCCAGTTCGAACGGCTGACCGGGATGCTCGGCTCGGGCACTGCGGCGGTCGGCGGCGACCACGACGCCGAGACCCGGTATCTCGCTCCGACCGTGCTTACCGATGTCGCGCCCGAGTCGCCCGCGATGGCGGAGGAGATCTTCGGCCCCATCCTCCCGATCCTTCCCGTCGACGGCCTCGACGACGCCATCCGCTTCATCCGCGCGGGGGACAAGCCGCTCGCCCTGTACGTCTTCACCTCGAGTGCGACGACCCGCCGCCGCATCCTCACCGAGACCAGCTCCGGCGCGGTCGGCTTCGGTGTTCCGGCCGCGCACCTCGCGGTCGCCGGACTCCCGTTCGGCGGGGTTGGCGAGAGCGGCGCCGGCGCGTATCACGGCGAGCGATCGCTGCGGACCTTCAGCCACGAGAAGGCGGTGCTGAGCAAGCCGCTCAGCCCCGACACCCTGCAGCTGATCTACCCGCCGTACACCGAGGCCAAGGACCGCTTCGCGCGCGGTCTGCTGCGCAAGCTGGGCTGA
- a CDS encoding aspartate ammonia-lyase — protein MDDSKTAPIPVVTPSGLVVTDASENVSDVPTPSAEGRATRVETDSLGSREIPADAYWGIHTSRALENFPIAKRPISVYPDLIVALASVKQAAARANAEIGVLEPRKAELIDRACQLIIDGRYHDQFVVGVMQGGAGTSTNMNANEVIANIALELDGHEKGDYSHLHPIDDVNRSQSTNDTYPTAIKIGLTFALGHLLDELALLRDSFAAKAAEFRNILKVGRTQLQDAVPMTLGQEFHGFATTLTEDHARLTETKWLLAEINLGATAIGTGITADPGYAAAAVRHLNAITGLNLETAPDLIESTSDAGAFMSFSGSLKRSAIKLSKICNDLRLLSSGPQAGLGEINLPARQAGSSIMPGKVNPVIPEVVNQVAFSVAGADVTVTMAAEGGQLQLNAFEPVIAHSLLQSITWMAQAFRTLRINCVDGITANEERLGAMVGSSVGVITALTPHIGYAASAALAKSALLTGRNVADLVVEAKLMSREEVTRLLSPARLSGLEVVTTAIPVIEADAIREARSDTE, from the coding sequence ATGGACGACTCGAAGACAGCCCCAATCCCCGTCGTCACCCCGTCCGGACTCGTCGTCACCGATGCGTCCGAGAACGTCTCCGACGTTCCTACCCCCAGCGCCGAGGGGCGCGCGACACGCGTCGAGACCGACTCGCTCGGCAGCCGCGAGATCCCCGCCGACGCCTACTGGGGCATCCACACCTCGCGCGCTCTGGAGAACTTCCCGATCGCCAAGCGCCCGATCTCCGTCTACCCGGACCTCATCGTCGCACTGGCCAGCGTCAAGCAGGCCGCCGCGCGCGCCAACGCCGAGATCGGCGTGCTCGAGCCGCGCAAGGCCGAGCTGATCGACCGCGCCTGCCAGCTCATCATCGACGGCCGCTACCACGACCAGTTCGTGGTCGGCGTGATGCAGGGCGGCGCCGGAACCTCGACCAACATGAACGCGAACGAGGTCATCGCCAACATCGCGCTCGAACTCGACGGACACGAGAAGGGCGACTACTCGCACCTGCACCCGATCGACGACGTCAACCGCAGCCAGAGCACCAACGACACGTACCCGACCGCCATCAAGATCGGCCTCACCTTCGCGCTCGGGCACCTGCTCGACGAGCTCGCTCTGCTGCGCGATTCGTTCGCCGCAAAGGCCGCCGAGTTCCGCAACATCCTGAAGGTCGGCCGAACCCAGCTGCAGGATGCCGTGCCCATGACCCTGGGCCAGGAGTTCCACGGCTTCGCCACCACGCTGACGGAGGACCACGCGCGCCTGACCGAGACGAAGTGGCTGCTCGCCGAGATCAACCTCGGAGCGACCGCGATCGGCACGGGCATCACCGCGGACCCGGGCTACGCGGCCGCCGCCGTGCGCCACCTGAACGCGATCACCGGCCTGAATCTCGAGACCGCCCCCGACCTGATCGAGTCGACCAGCGACGCGGGCGCGTTCATGTCGTTCTCCGGCTCGCTCAAGCGCAGCGCGATCAAGCTCTCGAAGATCTGCAACGACCTCCGCCTGCTCTCGTCCGGACCCCAGGCAGGGCTCGGCGAGATCAACCTGCCGGCGCGCCAGGCCGGCTCCAGCATCATGCCCGGCAAGGTCAACCCCGTCATCCCCGAGGTCGTCAACCAGGTGGCCTTCTCGGTCGCCGGCGCGGATGTGACGGTCACCATGGCGGCGGAGGGCGGCCAGCTGCAGCTCAACGCCTTCGAGCCCGTCATCGCCCACTCACTGCTGCAGAGCATCACGTGGATGGCGCAGGCGTTCCGCACGCTGCGCATCAACTGCGTCGACGGCATCACGGCGAACGAGGAGCGCCTCGGCGCGATGGTCGGCTCGTCCGTCGGCGTGATCACCGCACTCACCCCGCACATCGGCTACGCCGCCTCGGCCGCGCTCGCCAAGTCGGCTCTCCTGACCGGACGCAACGTCGCCGACCTCGTCGTCGAGGCGAAGCTGATGAGTCGCGAGGAGGTCACCCGGCTGCTGTCGCCCGCCCGTCTGAGCGGCCTGGAGGTCGTCACCACGGCCATCCCGGTCATCGAGGCGGATGCCATCCGCGAGGCACGCTCCGATACCGAGTGA
- a CDS encoding ABC transporter substrate-binding protein, with protein MPRGERRIVDRFLRSLERAPGIHVVDADALLLQVLTPDDRIVEVRVEEDALLANARLVADDAALHGLSGTDSVERSFTLFFLHMQTAVRSGPPQGARRLRYTAQGVVRDGHAGTGSTPRMQ; from the coding sequence ATGCCGCGAGGCGAGAGACGGATCGTGGACCGCTTCCTGCGGTCGCTGGAACGGGCGCCGGGCATCCACGTCGTGGACGCCGACGCCCTGCTGCTGCAGGTGCTGACCCCGGACGATCGGATCGTGGAGGTGCGGGTGGAGGAGGACGCCCTGCTCGCCAACGCCCGCCTGGTCGCCGACGATGCGGCTCTGCACGGACTGTCCGGGACCGACAGCGTCGAGCGGTCGTTCACGCTGTTCTTCCTGCACATGCAGACGGCGGTGCGGTCCGGGCCGCCGCAGGGGGCCCGCCGGCTCCGTTACACCGCTCAGGGCGTGGTCCGGGATGGGCACGCGGGAACGGGGAGCACGCCGCGCATGCAATAG
- a CDS encoding alpha/beta hydrolase has protein sequence MPVSIGERRPVTGGDDEAARLDAALPDIDWSVAPVGTVFSRFRAPSGELAVAALGDPADPRVVLIPGVTGSKEDFYLLAPILVAAGYYVQSFDLAGQYESADAGPVPGGHYTYGLLVADVVAFLRDGGPAHVLGYSFAGILSQLALVEHPELFRSLTLLTAPPEPGQSFRGVRIIGWLSWFATAHIGASLMIWGITTNKNKVSDSRLAFVRSRFALTRRSSVDDIVGLMKRVPDVRSRVAASGIPLLVVTGDHDLWPTHLHAANAKALGARLAVYRTGHSPCETAPHQLGRDMIALFHEAEARER, from the coding sequence ATGCCTGTGTCGATCGGAGAGCGGCGCCCGGTCACGGGCGGGGACGACGAGGCTGCGCGCCTCGATGCCGCCCTGCCCGATATCGACTGGTCGGTCGCGCCCGTCGGCACGGTCTTCTCCCGCTTCCGCGCGCCCAGCGGTGAGCTGGCGGTCGCCGCACTCGGCGACCCGGCCGATCCCCGCGTCGTGCTCATTCCCGGGGTCACCGGCTCCAAGGAGGACTTCTATCTCCTGGCGCCGATCCTGGTGGCGGCCGGCTATTACGTGCAGAGCTTCGATCTGGCCGGGCAGTACGAGTCCGCCGACGCCGGTCCGGTCCCGGGCGGCCACTACACCTACGGACTGCTGGTAGCCGATGTCGTCGCCTTCCTGCGCGACGGCGGCCCGGCGCACGTGCTCGGCTACTCCTTCGCCGGCATCCTGTCGCAGCTGGCCCTGGTGGAGCATCCCGAGCTGTTCCGGTCGCTGACTCTCCTGACGGCCCCGCCGGAGCCGGGGCAGTCGTTCCGCGGCGTGCGGATCATCGGCTGGCTGAGTTGGTTCGCGACGGCCCACATCGGCGCGAGCCTGATGATCTGGGGCATCACGACGAACAAGAACAAGGTCTCCGACAGTCGACTGGCCTTCGTACGGTCGCGGTTCGCACTCACCCGCCGCTCCAGCGTCGACGACATCGTCGGACTGATGAAGCGGGTCCCGGATGTGCGTTCGCGCGTCGCCGCCAGCGGCATCCCGCTCCTCGTCGTCACGGGTGATCACGACCTCTGGCCGACGCACCTGCACGCCGCGAACGCGAAGGCCCTCGGCGCCCGCCTCGCCGTCTACCGCACCGGGCACAGCCCGTGCGAGACCGCCCCGCACCAGCTGGGCCGCGACATGATCGCGCTCTTCCACGAGGCCGAGGCGCGCGAACGCTGA
- a CDS encoding fumarylacetoacetate hydrolase family protein — MRFSHLSTAADPGPRLAAVIGDGALFLDEVMDRPPRDLQELIERGESGLAEVRAVVAEAEAAGRELPPVHELRHASAILRPPHVIAIGANYAAHASELKLRSEKAATVFNLWPNSLAGHGGTTTWPADLSTQVDYEAELGVVIGRPARNVPVQDALDYVWGYTVVNDITARDLQFSEAQWSRCKSFDGFTPTGPVVVTADEIPDPQDLWLTTNVDGAILQDASTADMVRSVPELIEFLSRSATIPPGTLISTGSPGGAGYSRTPPVFLRDRSTVTVSIGGIGYLTTYCRVT, encoded by the coding sequence GTGAGATTCTCGCACCTCAGCACTGCCGCAGATCCCGGGCCCCGCCTGGCCGCCGTCATCGGAGACGGAGCCCTCTTCCTCGACGAGGTGATGGACCGGCCGCCGCGGGACCTGCAGGAGCTCATCGAACGCGGCGAGAGCGGCCTCGCCGAGGTGCGCGCGGTCGTCGCCGAGGCGGAAGCCGCCGGCCGCGAGCTGCCGCCGGTGCACGAGTTGCGCCACGCCTCCGCGATCCTCCGCCCGCCGCACGTCATCGCGATCGGCGCGAACTACGCCGCGCACGCGTCCGAGCTGAAACTGCGGAGCGAGAAGGCGGCGACCGTCTTCAACCTCTGGCCGAACTCCCTGGCCGGGCACGGCGGAACCACCACCTGGCCGGCCGACCTCTCCACCCAGGTCGACTACGAGGCCGAGCTGGGGGTCGTCATCGGGCGCCCGGCGCGCAACGTCCCGGTGCAGGACGCCCTGGACTACGTGTGGGGCTACACCGTGGTCAACGACATCACTGCGCGCGACCTGCAGTTCTCGGAGGCGCAGTGGTCGCGGTGCAAGTCGTTCGACGGCTTCACCCCCACCGGGCCCGTGGTCGTCACGGCCGACGAGATCCCCGACCCGCAAGACCTTTGGCTCACCACGAACGTCGACGGTGCCATCCTGCAGGATGCGTCGACCGCCGACATGGTCCGCAGCGTCCCGGAGCTGATCGAGTTCCTCTCGCGCTCGGCCACCATCCCGCCCGGAACACTGATCTCGACCGGGAGCCCGGGCGGCGCGGGCTACTCGCGCACCCCTCCCGTCTTCCTCCGCGACCGCTCCACCGTCACCGTCTCCATCGGCGGGATCGGCTACCTCACCACGTACTGCCGCGTCACCTGA
- a CDS encoding glycosyltransferase family 2 protein, with translation MPSLSVVIPALDDAEMLARCLQDLAAQLRPADEIIVVDNGSSDGTADVARAAGATVVEQPHRGIWPAASTGYDAASGDIIARLDADSRPPADWLLHIEAEFVDAPEVGVLTGPGVFYDGNTVVAGIGQVLYIGGYFWSMGLWLGNPPIFGSNFAMRREVWLDVRERVHRDRSDIHDDLDLAFHLSLDTAVRYDERLTVGISARPFSTWRGFGRRLRWAYTTLSMHLPDQSPWRRRITRRRQAHDRERDAPGAVA, from the coding sequence GTGCCCTCCCTGTCCGTCGTCATCCCGGCCCTCGATGACGCCGAGATGCTCGCCCGCTGTCTGCAAGACCTCGCTGCGCAGCTGCGTCCCGCCGACGAGATCATCGTGGTGGACAACGGCAGCAGCGACGGCACCGCCGATGTCGCACGCGCGGCCGGGGCGACCGTCGTCGAGCAGCCGCATCGCGGGATCTGGCCCGCCGCATCCACCGGGTACGACGCCGCGAGCGGCGACATCATCGCGCGCCTGGATGCCGACTCGCGGCCGCCGGCCGACTGGCTGCTCCACATCGAGGCCGAGTTCGTCGATGCGCCCGAGGTCGGTGTGCTCACCGGCCCCGGCGTGTTCTACGACGGCAACACCGTGGTCGCCGGAATCGGACAGGTGCTCTACATCGGCGGCTACTTCTGGTCCATGGGGCTGTGGCTCGGGAACCCGCCCATCTTCGGCTCCAACTTCGCGATGCGCCGCGAGGTCTGGCTGGATGTGCGCGAGCGGGTGCACCGCGACCGCAGCGACATCCACGACGATCTGGACCTCGCCTTCCATCTGAGCCTCGACACCGCCGTCCGCTACGACGAACGGCTCACGGTCGGCATCTCGGCCCGCCCGTTCTCCACCTGGCGCGGCTTCGGGCGCCGGCTGCGCTGGGCGTACACGACGTTGAGCATGCACCTACCCGACCAGTCGCCCTGGCGCCGCCGCATCACCCGGCGCCGTCAAGCGCACGACCGCGAGAGGGACGCGCCGGGCGCCGTCGCCTGA
- a CDS encoding AlkA N-terminal domain-containing protein, whose amino-acid sequence MSAAGVTLVDMSTLQHPRSGASSTPADSADGRLTDPVFAERYRAMSAKDARFDGQFITGVHTTGIYCRPSCPAVTPKPGNVTFYLTAAAAHEAGLRACKRCLPDAVPGSPEWNVRDDLAARAMRLIADGTVEREGVPGLAHRLGYTPRHLNRVLTAELGAGPLALARAHRAQTARLLLTGSDLPITDVAFAAGFSSVRQFNETMAEVYRLTPGAIRTAARRSPAAAHREPGTVTLSLRLPARAPFDGASVLSFLAARAIDGMEAPGAAHGSGDIGYARALRLPHGPAVVRLTLTGTATSPAVQCDASLADVADLAPLVARVRRLLDLDADAEAIDAVLAADPALAPSVAAAPGLRVPGAVDAEEIVFRALIGQQVSVAAARTALTRLTDALGESIDLPVPGGGAFTRLFPTAAAIAERGREVLRGPSRRIDAIVGAAEALADGRLTIDVGESRDELERRLVELPGIGPWTAGYVALRVLGSPDILLTGDLALRQGAARLGLPGDARGLAEHGARWAPWRSYAGLHLWRA is encoded by the coding sequence ATGTCGGCGGCGGGTGTCACGCTGGTGGACATGAGCACGCTGCAGCATCCCCGGTCCGGCGCATCGAGCACCCCTGCGGACAGCGCCGACGGCCGCCTCACCGACCCGGTGTTCGCCGAGCGCTACCGGGCGATGAGCGCCAAGGATGCGCGTTTCGACGGGCAGTTCATCACCGGCGTGCACACCACCGGCATCTACTGCCGTCCGAGCTGCCCGGCTGTCACACCCAAGCCCGGCAACGTCACCTTCTATCTCACCGCGGCGGCCGCGCACGAGGCAGGGCTCCGCGCCTGCAAGCGCTGCCTCCCGGATGCCGTGCCCGGTTCACCCGAATGGAACGTGCGCGACGACCTCGCCGCACGCGCCATGCGCCTCATCGCCGACGGCACGGTGGAGCGGGAGGGCGTGCCCGGCCTCGCGCACCGGCTCGGCTACACCCCGCGGCACCTGAACCGCGTGCTCACCGCCGAACTCGGTGCCGGACCGCTCGCTCTCGCCCGCGCCCACCGTGCGCAGACGGCGCGGCTGCTCCTGACCGGCAGCGACCTCCCGATCACCGACGTGGCCTTCGCCGCAGGCTTCAGCAGCGTCCGGCAGTTCAACGAGACCATGGCCGAGGTCTATCGGCTCACGCCCGGCGCCATCCGGACCGCCGCCCGCCGCTCCCCCGCCGCCGCACACCGCGAGCCCGGCACGGTGACGCTGAGCCTGCGGCTGCCGGCCCGTGCGCCGTTCGACGGCGCGTCGGTGCTGTCCTTCCTCGCAGCCCGCGCGATTGACGGGATGGAGGCTCCCGGCGCGGCCCACGGCTCCGGCGACATCGGGTACGCCCGGGCGCTCCGGCTCCCGCACGGGCCCGCGGTGGTGCGGCTGACTCTCACCGGCACCGCGACGTCCCCCGCGGTGCAGTGCGACGCCTCCCTGGCGGATGTGGCCGATCTGGCCCCCCTGGTGGCGCGCGTGCGACGCCTGCTCGACCTCGACGCGGACGCCGAGGCCATCGACGCGGTCCTGGCCGCCGACCCCGCGTTGGCGCCCAGCGTCGCCGCGGCACCCGGCCTGCGCGTGCCCGGAGCGGTGGATGCGGAGGAGATCGTCTTCCGTGCGCTCATCGGGCAGCAGGTGTCTGTCGCCGCAGCGCGGACCGCCCTCACCCGGCTCACGGACGCCCTCGGCGAATCCATCGACCTGCCGGTGCCCGGCGGGGGCGCTTTCACCCGCCTCTTCCCCACCGCCGCCGCGATCGCCGAGCGCGGGCGGGAGGTGCTCCGCGGGCCGTCGCGCCGGATCGACGCGATCGTCGGTGCGGCCGAGGCGCTGGCCGACGGTCGCCTCACCATCGACGTCGGCGAGTCGCGTGACGAGCTCGAACGCCGGCTGGTGGAGCTGCCCGGCATCGGCCCGTGGACGGCCGGATACGTCGCCCTGCGCGTGCTGGGCAGCCCCGACATCCTGCTCACCGGCGATCTGGCACTCCGGCAGGGTGCCGCGCGGCTCGGGCTCCCGGGGGATGCGCGCGGGCTCGCCGAGCACGGTGCACGGTGGGCTCCCTGGCGCAGCTATGCCGGGCTGCACCTGTGGCGGGCCTGA